One segment of Nocardioides oleivorans DNA contains the following:
- a CDS encoding phage portal protein: protein MGWYKRLLTGSSPVTEFAASIPEQPPSFAVDAESIPAQIFGLESYADPIAQAPRIDRKSALQVPAVKGARDKICGPIGGLPLNLSGPDRRNSPWALFERPEPDRIPAYTIAMTVEDLLFEEVAWWRVLTRDWRGYPAKVRRLHPRSVTVAKNGKVYVSKGGLHSGSATEWVEDRDLIRFDSLNEGLLTAGARAIRTCLRLDSSAAKYAEGSPPVDWFESDDPIDDPQALVSDWATARRTNTTGFVPWGVRYKRDGWTPEQLQMAEARNHAVLEIARISGVDPEELGVSTTSRTYANQFDRRKAFLDFTLGPYLTAIEQTLSSPNVSPRGYRARFDLDAFLRSDPKGRYEAYRLGLDVGALTEEEIREAEDKPLDSLPPDPLPETAADTEEAASA from the coding sequence ATGGGGTGGTACAAAAGGCTGCTGACCGGAAGCTCGCCGGTCACTGAGTTCGCTGCGTCCATCCCCGAGCAGCCGCCGTCGTTCGCTGTCGACGCCGAGTCAATCCCCGCTCAGATCTTCGGCCTCGAGTCCTACGCGGACCCCATCGCGCAAGCCCCACGCATCGACCGCAAGTCGGCCCTCCAGGTGCCCGCGGTGAAGGGTGCACGCGACAAGATCTGCGGCCCCATCGGCGGGCTGCCTCTCAACCTCTCCGGCCCTGACCGCCGTAACTCCCCGTGGGCTCTCTTTGAGCGTCCGGAGCCCGACCGCATCCCGGCCTACACCATCGCGATGACCGTCGAGGATCTCCTCTTCGAGGAGGTCGCCTGGTGGCGCGTCCTGACGCGTGACTGGCGCGGCTACCCGGCGAAGGTCCGACGCCTCCACCCGAGGTCGGTCACGGTCGCCAAGAACGGCAAGGTGTACGTCTCCAAGGGCGGCCTGCACTCCGGTTCGGCGACTGAGTGGGTCGAGGACCGCGACCTCATCCGCTTCGACTCCCTCAACGAGGGACTACTGACGGCCGGCGCGCGAGCCATCCGCACCTGCCTACGCCTGGACTCCTCCGCCGCGAAGTACGCCGAGGGTTCGCCGCCTGTCGACTGGTTCGAGTCGGATGACCCGATCGACGACCCGCAGGCGCTCGTGTCCGACTGGGCCACCGCTCGCCGCACCAACACGACCGGCTTCGTGCCGTGGGGTGTGCGGTACAAGCGGGACGGCTGGACTCCTGAGCAGCTCCAGATGGCCGAGGCTCGAAACCACGCCGTGCTCGAGATCGCCCGTATCTCCGGCGTCGACCCCGAGGAGCTGGGCGTCTCCACGACCTCCCGGACCTACGCCAACCAGTTCGACCGCCGCAAGGCGTTCCTCGACTTCACGCTCGGCCCCTACCTGACGGCGATCGAGCAGACGCTCTCCAGCCCGAACGTCAGCCCGCGCGGCTACCGAGCCCGCTTCGACCTCGACGCCTTCCTGCGCTCCGACCCCAAGGGCCGCTACGAGGCATACCGCCTGGGCCTCGACGTCGGGGCACTTACCGAGGAAGAGATCCGCGAGGCCGAGGACAAGCCCCTCGACAGCCTGCCTCCCGACCCGCTGCCTGAGACCGCCGCCGACACCGAGGAGGCCGCCAGTGCCTGA
- a CDS encoding HNH endonuclease — protein sequence MVREGLDWATLVATAPNWLTPFLDVPEDAAPPLWVSAVHPEAVESYGPAAIEWMEANLKERGKPLRLRFWQKLAFVLQLQHRADGTLCFRVVLESGPRRIGKSVRLRGSSLWRLEHGPELFEDEQLVMHTGANLAIVREVLRKAYPWAATRDGWDHKKGMTEPEISRDEVNRWVARSKDSTTGYDACLAHADECWDIKPSSIDDDLEPSMLERESPQLVLTSTAHRRATSLMPGRILDALTVDDGETLVLVWGAPADADPSDPIVWRAASPHWSEDRAKMMASKYEKAAAGEQDPEFDDLDPMQGFRSQYLNQWRLRQTQKKRGEALVKPDVWNSRIVAMPVTIPDAVALESWFGSGVSVAFAWAADATEVRVRAFEVDDAATAVDLIKASGHRNALLIGASLADDPAFRSVRTKDMRARVGQSVADVDRLLREDVLRHDGGQHLTGQLLAVRTTPGADGVRLASTGRADAVKAAAWAATAARQRAGRSSRMVVPKTA from the coding sequence GTGGTCCGCGAGGGCCTCGACTGGGCGACCTTGGTGGCGACTGCGCCCAATTGGCTGACGCCGTTCCTCGACGTTCCAGAGGACGCCGCACCGCCGCTATGGGTCTCAGCCGTGCACCCCGAGGCAGTTGAGTCCTACGGGCCGGCAGCCATCGAGTGGATGGAAGCCAACCTCAAGGAGCGCGGCAAGCCCCTGCGCCTTCGCTTTTGGCAGAAGCTCGCCTTCGTCCTCCAGCTCCAGCACCGAGCCGACGGCACGCTGTGCTTCCGCGTGGTTCTGGAGTCGGGCCCACGCCGTATCGGCAAGTCGGTACGCCTCCGCGGGTCATCGCTGTGGCGCCTGGAGCACGGACCGGAGCTCTTCGAGGACGAGCAGCTCGTCATGCACACGGGCGCCAACCTGGCCATCGTCCGCGAGGTGCTGCGCAAGGCGTACCCGTGGGCTGCCACCCGCGACGGATGGGACCACAAGAAGGGCATGACCGAGCCGGAGATCTCGCGCGACGAGGTCAACCGATGGGTCGCCCGCTCAAAGGACTCGACCACCGGCTACGACGCCTGCCTCGCGCACGCTGACGAGTGCTGGGACATCAAGCCCTCGTCGATCGACGACGACCTCGAGCCGTCGATGCTGGAGCGCGAGAGCCCGCAGCTCGTGCTCACCTCCACGGCACACCGCAGAGCCACGAGCCTCATGCCCGGGCGCATCCTCGATGCACTCACGGTCGACGACGGCGAGACGCTGGTGCTGGTCTGGGGCGCACCCGCCGACGCCGACCCCTCGGACCCCATCGTCTGGCGCGCGGCCTCTCCGCACTGGTCCGAGGACCGCGCCAAGATGATGGCGAGCAAGTACGAGAAGGCCGCGGCCGGCGAGCAGGATCCGGAGTTCGACGACCTCGACCCGATGCAGGGCTTCCGCTCGCAGTACCTCAACCAGTGGCGCCTGAGGCAGACCCAGAAGAAGCGGGGCGAAGCCCTGGTCAAGCCCGACGTGTGGAACAGCCGAATCGTAGCGATGCCCGTCACGATTCCGGACGCCGTCGCACTCGAGTCGTGGTTCGGCAGCGGGGTCTCTGTCGCCTTTGCCTGGGCTGCCGATGCCACGGAGGTGCGGGTGCGTGCCTTCGAGGTCGACGACGCCGCCACGGCTGTCGACCTCATCAAGGCCAGCGGCCACCGCAACGCGCTGCTCATCGGCGCCTCCCTCGCCGACGATCCCGCGTTCCGCTCGGTCCGCACGAAGGACATGCGCGCACGCGTCGGCCAGTCTGTCGCCGACGTCGACCGGCTGCTGCGCGAGGACGTCCTGCGCCACGACGGTGGTCAGCACCTCACGGGCCAGCTCCTCGCCGTCCGCACCACACCGGGCGCCGACGGCGTGAGGCTCGCGTCGACCGGACGAGCCGACGCAGTGAAGGCTGCGGCGTGGGCCGCGACCGCAGCCCGCCAGCGCGCCGGCCGCAGTTCTCGGATGGTCGTGCCCAAGACTGCCTGA